The following coding sequences lie in one Fundulus heteroclitus isolate FHET01 chromosome 20, MU-UCD_Fhet_4.1, whole genome shotgun sequence genomic window:
- the im:7151449 gene encoding complement decay-accelerating factor, GPI-anchored — protein sequence MELLPEDNLKSNLLLLLLLLHLFVGSFAADCPKPEVGENMVLSEAALLKNDFPEGSKVLLECARGYEKASGSGTIDCVDNKWTEPDLNCKKMDCGQPKPEPHMSFNTSGGTVFGSRIKVICEEGYWILGTSFKHCYATGWFGKATCQIFTCPKPAEVKNGKNSWIADTEPEYGQVINFTCNEGYVLSGSKNITCGKTKYDSPPPQCIGATTEDNIKTSIITSATATTQQERTTASPSATTVVARIFTSISTPQQGDKFITFEKKAPRTSEPSSTTTSLKDQTVETLNIHKDKGYAAVIISVVVVTTVVCIVAFFLNKFLMKRKG from the exons ATGGAGCTTTTACCGGAGGACAATCTCAAGTCCaacctgctcctgctgctgttgctgctgcacctCTTTGTCGGGAGTTTTGCAG CTGACTGCCCCAAACCGGAAGTTGGAGAAAATATGGTTCTCAGTGAGGCAGCCCTCCTAAAAAATGATTTCCCAGAGGGTTCTAAGGTCTTGTTAGAGTGTGCCAGAGGATATGAAAAAGCAAGCGGCTCTGGGACCATAGACTGCGTTGATAACAAGTGGACTGAGCCAGATCTCAACTGCAAGA AGATGGACTGTGGTCAGCCCAAACCAGAGCCACACATGTCCTTTAATACCAGTGGTGGTACTGTATTTGGATCAAGAATCAAAGTAATCTGTGAAGAAGG TTATTGGATTTTAGGAACCAGCTTCAAACATTGTTATGCAACTGGGTGGTTTGGAAAAGCAACGTGTCAAA TTTTTACCTGTCCCAAGCCCGCCGAAgtgaaaaatgggaaaaattcTTGGATTGCTGACACAGAACCAGAATATGGACAAGTGATAAATTTCACATGTAACGAGGGATACGTGCTGTCTGGGAGTAAAAACATTACGTGTGGCAAGACCAAATATGATTCTCCGCCCCCACAATGCATTG GTGCGACCACAGAAGACAACATTAAAACTTCAATTATAACATCTGCTactgcaacaacacaacaag AAAGAACCACTGCTTCTCCCAGCGCCACAACTGTCGTAGCGCGGATATTCACCAGCATCTCAACGCCACAACAAG GTGACAAATTTataacatttgagaaaaaagctCCCAGAACCAGTGAACCGTCATCTACAACCACGTCATTAAAAG ACCAAACTGTGGAGACTTTAAATATACATAAGGATAAAG GATATGCAGCTGTTATTATCAGTGTGGTGGTTGTTACAACAG ttgtctgcatagttgcattctttttaaacaagttccttatgaaaagaaaagg
- the LOC118567303 gene encoding complement decay-accelerating factor, GPI-anchored-like, with protein sequence MELLPEDNLKSNLLLLLLLHLFVGSFAADCPKPEVGENMVLSEAALLKNDFPEGSKVLLECAIGYEKASGSGTIDCVDNKWTEPDLNCKKMDCGQPKPQPHMSFNTSGGTLFGSRIKVICEEGYWILGPSFKHCYATGWFEKAMCKIFTCPKPAEVKNGKNSWIADTEPEYGQVINFTCNEGYVLSGSKSITCGKTKYDSPPPQCIERTTASPSATTVVARIFTSISTPQQGDSFITFEKKAPRTSEPSSTTTSLKGI encoded by the exons ATGGAGCTTTTACCGGAGGACAATCTCAAGTCCaacctgctcctgctgctgttgctgcaccTCTTTGTCGGGAGTTTTGCAG CTGACTGCCCCAAACCGGAAGTTGGAGAAAATATGGTTCTCAGTGAGGCAGCCCTCCTAAAAAATGATTTCCCAGAGGGTTCTAAGGTCTTGTTAGAGTGTGCCATAGGATATGAAAAAGCAAGCGGCTCTGGGACCATAGACTGCGTTGATAACAAGTGGACTGAGCCAGATCTCAACTGCAAGA AGATGGACTGTGGTCAGCCCAAACCACAGCCACACATGTCCTTTAATACCAGTGGTGGTACTCTATTTGGATCAAGAATCAAAGTAATCTGTGAAGAAGG TTATTGGATTTTAGGACCCAGCTTCAAACATTGTTATGCAACTGGGTGGTTTGAAAAAGCAATGTGTAAAA TTTTTACCTGTCCCAAGCCTGCCGAAgtgaaaaatgggaaaaattcTTGGATTGCTGACACAGAACCAGAATATGGACAAGTGATAAATTTCACATGTAACGAGGGATACGTGCTGTCTGGGAGTAAAAGCATTACGTGTGGCAAGACCAAATATGATTCTCCGCCCCCACAATGCATTG AAAGAACCACTGCTTCTCCCAGCGCCACAACTGTCGTAGCGCGGATATTCACGAGCATCTCAACACCACAACAAG GTGACAGCTTTataacatttgagaaaaaagctCCCAGAACCAGTGAACCGTCATCTACAACCACGTCATTAAAAGGTATCTAA